Genomic segment of Deltaproteobacteria bacterium:
ACCTTGTTCAATTTGCAAAAGAAAATGAGATTGACGAAATTATTGTCGGTATTGAAAAAAAATCAAAAGTCGATAAATTCATCTTTGGCTCTAACGCCCAGTATGTGATTCTCGAAGCCCATTGTCCGGTGGTTACAGTAAAGTGAATACGAGGATGAATCAAAATCACATGGTTACAAAGCATACTATTCAGTCCCGCAGCACGTTTACAAAAGATGAAGGCGTTACTGTCATTCTGTAAATAAGACTAAGGAGATTTGTTTTATGAAGACAAAGGTTGCTTGTGTCGTAATCAGTTTGCTCTTTTTCGTTTCGCCTGTTTTTTCCATAGCTGCTGATATGCAGATAAGCGGTCCTGTGGTGAATGAAAAAATAACGGAACCCGAGAACAGGGATTTCTTCAAGAGTGAAGAAAAATCCGAAGTTCGGAATATTTTTGCAAATCAGAGCTTTGAATTCGGCTTAATGTATCACAAATTCGACTATAAAGAAGACCTGGCTGCTCCCTATAAGAGCACTGAAAACGGGTGGTTGCCTGGTTTCTATCTGGGATGGAACTATAATAAAAAAAGTGATGTCTACTCAAAGATATTTTTTGAATTCTCCTTCGGAGATGTCGAATACGACGGGACTACCCAAGCCGGGACACCGATAAAATTCTCAGAAGACAATTATCAGTTTCTTTTTCGAGGGGAATGGAACATAGGTTACAATATAGCCATTACAAAAAATATTTCCATCAAGCCGTATGCAGGATATGGTTATCGATACTGGTCCCGAGGACAGGAAAAAATCACGGCGACCTACACCTCTTATAATGAAAAGTATTACTGGCATTACATTCCCGTAGGTATCGGGGCTGATTTTAACATCGGTGAAAGGCTGGTCATTGAACCCAATGTCGGTCTTCGTATAATGTTTTATGGCAAGATGACAGCATACTTCTCTGAACTAAACTCTGCCAATGACGATCCTGAGTTCAAATTGGGAAACAGAACCGGGTGGTATGCAGAAATCCCTTTCAGGTACAAGTTCTCCCAATTCTGGTCGGCTGTCATCAAACCTTGGTATGAATACAGTGAAATCGGTCAAAGTGATTACGTAGAATATACATATAACGGTAGTCGTCACATCGCCTATGAACCAGCAAGCAGAACACACCAGTATGGACTGAACATTGGGACAGTCTTTTCTTTTTAAAAGAAAGTATCCACAAAATTGAGAAGTTAAGCGGTCGATTACTCAGTATCAGGAATGGTTGCCTCCGGTACTGCTCGCACCGGGGGGTGGGGATGCTGCCGTATTACGGCGAAGAATTTTCTTAAAGAGTGCTTTTATGGCGTACCTCATCAGGGGCCGCGCGTATTTGGCTCCGGCAAGCCAGGCACCGAAGAGAAAGACCAGGTGGGAAAAGCCGTAGGTAACCGGTCCACCAATGGCGACAATCAGAGGTTCCCGGAAATAGACCGACAGGATGCCCAGGGCCGCCACAGCTGGCCATCCGATGATGTAACTGAATGCGACAAGGCAAAGCCCGATGATCATTCGGGCCGAGGGTTGCTTCCAGATATCCTTCAGGTCAACCGGGTCCTCCAGGGCCTCCCGAATGAATTTCGTTTGGGCAAGGCGTTCGGCGGCTTTACGAATCATAGAATCAGGCTTTTCTCTCTGAAATGCGAGGGTATCTACCGGCTTACGCGAAGAGTCTTGAATACCAGATCCTGCTCCTGCCAGGTCCAGAAAACCTTAGCCTTGCGCCAATAGACGAAGGGATGGAGCGTCAGTTTCTTGATCGTTTTCATATTAGAAGGGACTTTCTTGAATATGAGTTGCGCCGTCTGCATCATTCTCGCGTCTATCGGTACTCCACGATTCCCTGCGCTGTACATGGAGATCTTCTCTTCTCCATTCCAGAACACAACCTGCGAGACTTCATGTTCTTTGTCAGCAGCGTCCGTCAGCCTCGATTTCGCCCAGCGATAGGCTTCGTCGTATATGGCTACATACCGGGTGGCGTCCTCCGTCATGTTCGTCACTTCCACTAAAACAGTGATCTCATCGCCCGATGACTTGACACTGATTACCTCGAACATGACGTCCTGCGTATTGGCAGTCCCTATGGCTTTGGGGTTCCGTTTCACCGGCTCCCTGGCCGGGACAACCTTTTCCGGTTCCGGCGCCCTGGAGGTTTTGCTGTCATCCTCATCCGCCGGAGGGGTGAAACGAGCCAACTTCTTCTTATCGGCAGGGGTTTTCTTTGTCGGCTTCGGCGTTTCCTTCGTCCCTTCCTCGCCTGTCTCATCCAGAACGGTCCTCACCCGGAAGGCCATTTTCACCCGGACGCTGTCCCCCTCGTTGATGAAAGATATCAAGCGGACGGAGGTTATACGGGCGTCTGTGACGGCCTGCATGGAAGATTCCGACGTTACCTGGAAATTGGTCACCTCCGTAGTGGAACTGGAGTGCTGCGTCTTCGCATCGTTCTTCACTTCCGCCAGCTTGTCGATAATTGCCTCTGCGGAAGCCTCAGCGGGGCTCTGGGAACCACGAGCAGTGGCCAGGGCGGTCTTGATGATAATGGTTTCCCGGACGCGCCGGATTTCATTACGGGCTTTCTGGGCATCCTGGAAGGTCCGATCCGCCGTTTCCTTCTTCGATTCTACGGCAACCGTATCCTGCGCTGCCTTCTTGGACTGTTCCTCTTTCTTTCTCAGGAGGGATGATTGAGTTTCTTTATCCGACCGGGCAGACGCAACCTTTTCCTGCAGGGAAGTTATCCTGTCCTGGAACGAGCGGACCTGCTCCTGGAGACCATCTCCGGCGGCAGCGTTCATCTGCGTAGTCTCTTTGATCATACTGTAGGCCCGGTTCAAATCAAAATTAGCTGAGGAATAACCGTTCTGCGAAAGAAAGTCATCCAGTTCTTTCCTGGTAGCAATGACAACAGCTTGTATATTTCTTGAGCCGGACCCGGACCTGACATGCCCACTTTTTGGAGCCTGGAAGGGGTACAGTTCATAGCGTTTCAGACGCATATATGTTGTACCCTTGTTCCCCTTTTCCAGTTCGATCCGCATGGGTTCCTCATTGTTCCACTTGGCTGTTCCCTCCTCGATGGCACGGATGAAATCAACGGAAAGGACGGATTCGATGACCTTTGTAAATGACTGGATATAGGTGCCCATGTACTGGGCCATGAGAGGGGCCGAGACACGATCTGCTAAACTATCCAGGGTGTGCTTCTTGTCCTTAAATCCCAGGGTATAGACCACAGCCACGAGCGCCTCCCCCTGTTTTTCCGTCTGGAGCCATTTCTTAAGGGCTTCCTGCTGGGCTTGGATATCCTGGCTGTAGCGGGCGATCTGGCTGTCCAGATTTTCGATGCCAGATCTTATCGTTTTGATGTTTTTCTGCTGATCCTCCAGTTCCGTTGAGACTGCCTGGAACTGTGTCGTGACGTCATCACGCCGTTTTTTAGCCCGGATAAACTCCTTGTTTACATCTGAGATGGCTTTCTTATATCCCGAATCTTCCGTCTCCTTTTCATCTTCCACGGCGTTCAGATTCGCCTTTTCTTCCTGGGATATGGAGAAGCCTTCCCTGCTGTCCACTTCGGAGCGGATGATCTCTTTGACTTGTTCCCTGGCATCGGAGCGGAGCGACACCCATCGGCTCAGGGGGACTTGGGCGGAATACCCTTGAAGGGTCAGGAGAAGAGCAAAGATAATAATTAGCGGTATCCGAAACTTATACATGAAAGACCCCACTGGATAACATGGTTTTATGTGTTTTGTAATCTAATGAAAAGTCACTCTGTTGTCAAATTATTTTTCGCTTTTAGATATTGTGTAATTGATATTATTTTTCTGTTGTCACAAGTTTTTCTGATTTAAGGAAAATCCAGGACACGGTCAATCCACACATGACGGAATTTTTAGTTTTTACTAAAGGAGAGTCTTCATACACGCTTCCTTGGAGAAAATCCATGCTGACAAAAGCATTAAAGATAAGTTGCTTAAATGCTTTATTCAAACCGACGGTGATTGCGGAGCCACTGTATCCGCCTCCGGCAGAATAAGAAGGACGCGATGCGGTGGCATAAACCGGTTCGACCGTATAATAATAACGATGGTAATCGCTATTGGCAAACATCGGCCCGGCTGATATTCCCAAATTCAAACCGGTATCGGGAATTATATCGTCTTTTTCGAAATTCAGTCTCGGATTAACTACCCAGCCTTCACGACGCACCGATGAAAAATCCGTCGAAAAAACGGCGCGCACCGGCAAGGCGAGATTCAATTTATAACGATCCTGCTTGTTTTCCAGAAGCTTTATATTGAGAGAAGGGCCTATTTCGAAAGTAGGATCCAGATCCGGCATGCCGCTGCGGGCAGTATTTTTAGAACTATCAACAGGCACGCTACCGAAAAGGCTGATATCCAACAGAAGTCTGTCGGTTTTAAAAATGCGTCCCGAAATGCGCTCCCTATCGACTTTAAAAATATCGCCGCGGTAGATAATATACGGATAGGGCAGCAAATAAAGTCTGCTTTCGTCAGAACCACGGTAATCCGGCATTCGGAGAAGCGCCACTCCCGCACCCAATTCCCAGAGAGGTTTTTCCGCACAGAAAGCGCTTGGAGGTAATAAAAACCCCAAGATCATTGAAACTACCATCAATCCCCTATAAATGCGCATATATACCTCAAATTTTTAATTGCCGGGCTCAAACCGGCGCTTTGCCGACCAGAATGAAGGCAAATGACGAATTAAATACAGAAGACTTCTATGATGTTGCCAAAGACGATGCCGGAATTTCCTGCGCCATTCAGGATCGGAATAAAAGCGTTTCACGTGCTCATTGTAAAGCAGATCCAACCTCTCTTTTGATGCGATCCCTCTGGGGACAAAAACAAAATTCAGGCAATTCATCAGCCGCCAATCTTCATGAAAAGCTCCTTCTTCCCTGATGGTTGACCAGAGCGGAGCACCGGGAAAGGGAGTGAATTTGGACATATTCATGTCGTCCAGCCCCAATGAAATAATAAAATCGGAAGTCCGTCGGATCGATTCTTCCGTCTCTCCCGGTAAACCCATCATAAAGAGCCCCTTTGCCCGCAGCCCTGCGGCCTGGATACGTTGTACGGTATCACGCACCTCATCGAGCGAAACCCCCGATTTGTGCCTTGCCAGCATTTGCGGGTCCGCCGATTCTATGCCCAGAGAAACCATAAGGCAACCCGCATCCTTAAGCATTGTGAGCAATTCATCATCCGTATAGCCCACCCTCACAGCACAGTTGAAGTTAATGCCCAACGGATGACGAGCAAGTTTTTCGCAGAGTTCAACAATACGCGCTCGGTCCGCTGTAAACAAGTCATCATAAATATTGATATGCCGCACATGAAATCCTGTCCTCAAATATTTCATGTGTTCGTAAATATAAGAAGCCGAGTTATAACGGAATCCCTTTTTGAAAACGGAACGATCACAGTAAGAGCATTGATACATGCAGCCCCGTGACGTAATCATTGTCGCCCCGGGCGTATTGATATAGCTGAACAAAGGCAGATGATAATCGCCGGGAAATCCTTTGAGCTTTTCATAAGCGGGAAAGGGAAGATTGTCCAAATCGGCTATCTGGGGGCGTGGCTGATTGGTAAGTACCTGGGAATCCTGACGCCACATCAATCCTTTAATTTCCGCGGGGTCAATGCCTTCGGCAAGCTCCGCCATCGTGTGTTCGCCTTCGCCCGCGCAAAGAAAGTCAAAGGCCGGATAAGCATACAGCAGTTCGCCTTCCAAAGCGGATACATGCACGCCTCCGCAAACGGTTGTTATGTGCGCGGAGTGTTCCTTGATCTTTTTCGCGATATCCGCGGCGTCAGGAAATGAAGATGTTGTCGCCGAAAATCCGACAATCTGCGGCTGATAATCCAGAATCGCCTTAACCTGAGTGTTAAGTTCAAAGGAAACACCTGGGCCAAGGCAATCGTAAACAATAACGTCATGCCCCTGTGTTAATAGATAAGAAGCAATGGAAAGCAGCCCCTGAGGAACCATGCGATTGGCAATATCGGTAATATCACGATGACCGGGAAACCAGTTAAATCCACGCGGATGGACAAGTACAACACGTCTTTTGCCGGAAATCCCTTTTTTCATGGGCCCAGTGTAAGTAAAATGTCCCTGTGTGTCAAAAGAATTGTAACAAAAATACGGTTCATCCGGTCCATGCGTACTCATGAGTTGATAATCTGTTAAATTGAGCCTTGACTGACTTTACCTACAAAGCCACACAGATGGGGAGCAAAATGTTCTGAGGATTTGCGATTGGAATGATTGGTCACAATACGAAGTTCACCGGGAGCCCAATTTCTGGGCGATTCGGTAGAACGGACTTGTTCACAGATGTCTTTCTACCAGGGTCGATCCCTCTTCTTTAAGTTGCATTTCACACACTCCCTTCCTGTCTTTCCAAAGCTACTTTTAGCGGCATCAACAATATTTCCTCAATATTTCTAATACTTTTATATTACCAAGCGAATCCAAGACTTCCGGTAACGCCCATGCGATTATCATATTGTACCTGTGCTGTAAAATGCCCCTGCATTGGGAAATAGCCAATGCCCCCTCCAAAAAGTCCATATGTCTTGGTTGTTTCTGATTCCGTATAATACCGTCTTGTAACATTCGATTGAGTCAGTTGTATCTCTTCACCCCACGTAAATCCACCCATTCCAAATATAAAAAACCCGGTATTTTTTATTGGTGCAATTCCAAATTTTCCATACAGTCCAATTTCTTCCCCTTTTTGTCTATTGCCTAAGTCTGTAAAGTCACTATGGGGACAAGGATAATCGTGCAAACTTGAAGGGGTATCATCTCTATTAAGCGTAAATGGTATACCAAGGCCAAATAAAATATTTACAGCCTGTGTCGTCGTGTAAGATCCTCCTTCAATACGCATATTGGAAGATTTTGAGTCCCCCCCACCTCCACCTCCCATGACAAAGTAACCTTTTAGTGTCCTCGCTATTGGTTCCTGTGCAAAAACGACGGAAGGAAGCAATATAAGCATGATTGTGGATAAATGAACGATCATTGTTTGCATATTACGTATTTTACAATACCTCTTCATTGCAAAGTCCCCTCTCTCTCTTTCATCTGCCCTCTTTTTTTATTTTTATGACCCCACCTTGTTCGCGTTTAACCGTTCAAAAACATAAAACCCCTCTCTCTTTTGAGAAACGGGCTTTTTTAATATGTCCATGATACCCCTCGAAAATGTTAAAAGGGTTCTGAACTGCATTTGGCATTCACAGTCCGTCAGGTTTTCTTCTATCAAAATTAACGTTAGAAATCTACTATGAATATCAGGTATTGTTGATGAACGCTTTCAGTAAGATATACATAGTTGTACTTAATCAGAAGAATACAGTAGCCTTTTCATGCCTTTGCCTATGTTTTGGGTAGGATCTATGAAATAATAACTTCTTCTCTGCTCCCGTCTTGACCAATATGGAAAGGATTCTCAAATATCGACCCTCTCCCAATATAGACGTCATATGGCTCTTTTCTCTTGTTGACTATTTGTGTTACATCCATATTTCATCAATCCCCTTTATTTTGATACAGGCAACTTTTCCATTTCGAATAAGTACTCTGGCTGATACCCAAGCGTCCATGGCCCGACAAATACCGGACGTGTAACAAATCGCTGAACGACGACACCATGGCGGATATAGCAGTCTTTTTTAATTGTTACTTGTTGGCTTTTATATCCCTCTTTCTCCAGAACCAACACTACTGTTTCCCAAGAAAAATTCCGATCCCAATAGTAATACGGAGTAACACCCAATAAATTGCCTGCTCCCACTGAGACCTTCACGCCGTCTGGCAATGTTTTAATAGTTGTAGAACTCGCACACCCATTTAAAAAGAATGCAAATATAACCACAAACAAACATCCGCACATTCTCTTTTTCATCACATCTCTTTCATAACTTTAAAATTGATAAGGCATTGCTTTTTCACGGTGGGAGTATATGAAGAAGGGTTTTGTGTGTCAAGAGGAGTTTGACCACAACATATGGGGTGCGGTATCGATGATTGAGAGAGAGTTATAATGAGGCGTCCATCCTTTTTGAGCATGAAGCATGTTTATTACCGATTGAAAGGTTGCACAGATGGATAAATTGAAGAAATCAACAGTACAGGAAGAGAAGTACGCATTAAACGGATGAACCAAAAATACTCTCACCCTGTTGATCCTAAGCGGCATTCGGGATTTCATGACTTCGCTTATTATTTTATGGACACCATATCAGTTATTTAAGCTTTTCTATCGGTATGGCGTCCCCTGACTTCTCAGTACGCCTTTCCTCTTGACACACAATCGCCTTCTTCCTATACTCACGTCTCCCCAGCGGTTCGCTGACGAGAAATGGGGAGAACTTCTAATCGTTACGGAAGGATAGGCTACATGATCCAGACTCATCATCATAGTTGCGAGATTATACACAAGGTGCCGTTTTATGACCTCGACCCCATGCAGATCGTGTGGCACGGTAATTATTTCCTGTACTTTGAGGATGCCAGGGTGGCCCTTTTTGCCCAATTGGGCATTGACCTCTATGAGTTTTATACGAGGACACAGTATCTTTTTCCCATCATCAAAACATCCACAAAACATATCTATCCCCTGAGGAACGGGGATGAGTTTATCTGTAAGGCCACTGTGGTAGAGGGAAGGTCGAAAATCGTCGTGGACTTCGAAATCAAACTGAAGGTCGACGGAAGAATATGTACCCGCGGCAGGACGGAACAGGTTGCCGTGAAAGCTCCGGAGATGGAAATCCTGTTCACCATCCCGGATGAAATCAGGAATGCCCTGGGGTTTTGATTATAATGTGAGGTAGGTAGGTTATTAAAATGCGAAATTCGGTTATTGTTTCGACGGGCAGCTACTTGCCGGAAACAGTCGTCAGCAATGAAAATCTGACACAATTTCCACGGGATGCGATTCGTCTGATCGGCGAGAAGACCGGCGTATTTTACCGAAGGATGGCCTCCGATACCGAATGCACGTCGGATCTGGCGGTGCGTGCGGCAATGAAGTGTCTTGATGCTATCAACTATTCCCCGGAAAAGGTTGAAGGGATTCTGCTTGCCACCTCCTCTCCGGATCGTATGCAACCCGCTACGGCAACACGGGTGCAGCATATCATCGGCGCGAAAAATGCCTTTGCCTTCGATATCAATTCGGTCTGTTCAGGGAGCACTTTCGGTATAGCCATTGCGGACGCCCTCATTAAATCGGGATTTTGTGAAAATATTCTTTTGATCGCTTCGGAGGTCTATTCCAAGATCATGAACCGAAAGGATTTTTCTTCGTATCCTTTTTTCGGAGACGGTTCCGGGGCTGTTCTGTTTCAAGCCGGAAACGACTCTACCGAAGGGGTTCTGCATTCCTGTTTGAGGACGGACGGGAGCGGCAGCGATACCATCAGCGTTCCCGCGGGAGGGACGATGCTGCCCTATGCAAAAATGACAAATGACAGGCTGGCGTTCTTCACAATGAAAGGCATCGATGTATTCAACTTTGCCGTGGATAAAGGTTCTGAAATCATTCTTCAGCTTCTGAAGGAGGCGGACGTATCCATCAGCGATATCAAGTGTTTCATCTGTCATCAGGCGAATGTGAATATCATTCACACAATCGCAAATATACTCGGTGTGTCCACAGATCGGTTCTTTATGAACCTCTCCTCCTACGGCAATACAGCGGGCGCTTCCGTTCTGATTGCGCTCGATGAGGCGATTTCCATGGACGTCATTGAAAAAGGAGATCTCGTTGTTACGGTTGCCTTCGGTGGCGGGCTTTCCTGGGGAGCGAATCTGATACGCATATGAAATGAGGAGTACGGAATGAATGACGTTTGGCAGAAAATGAAAGCCGTTCTTGTGGATAATTTTTTCGAAATCGGCGATATAGTGATTACCCCGGAGACAAAACTGAGCGAAATTCCCGACTGGGATTCCATGGCTGCTGTCAATTTACAGATTATTTTGCATGATACTTTCCATGTGGATCTCCCGCTGGAACTTTTGCATGAGGATACAAAATTTTATGAACTGATCACGCTTATGGAACAGCCGGACACGATTCCCGAAGCGGTCAGAATATTCAGGGAAAGAAATTAATATCTCAATGGATAAAGACCGTGTTGCTGTCGTGATTCCCGTATACAATCATGAGGGAAAGGTTGCACAGGTGGTCAGGGAAGCCCTGAAGCTTCATCTGCCCCTGTTTGTTGTCGACGACGGATCAACGGATTCCACCTATGACCGGATAAAGGATATATCGTCCATCACCATAATCCGTCACGGCATCAATAAAGGCAAAGGGGCTGCCATTCTGACCGGTTTTGCAGCAGCTCTCCCGGAAGCAGACTGGGTCGTCACCATGGATGCCGACGGACAGCATCATCCCGAAAATGCCTGGGATCTGATCAGGGACGTCCCCCCTGGCGAGAGACCCATCATCGTCGGAATGCGGGAGGGAATGGATCATCGGCATGTGCCGTGGACGAGCCGTTTCGGCAGGGTTTTTTCAAACTTCTGGGTGCGGGCATCCGGAGGTCCGAACATCGGGGACACGCAAAGCGGATTCAGGCTGTATCCTCTGCCGGAAGCCATGCGTCTCAATGTGAGGGCGCGGCGTTTCCAGTTTGAGGTTGAAATTCTGGTGAAGGCGAAATGGCAGGGAATACCCGTTCGGGAGACGCCCGTTCGGGTGATATATGAACCAGATGATGAGAGGGTGTCCCACTATCGCGGCTTTGTCGATTTTTGCAGGAATACGGGTACATTCAGCCGTTTGATTTTCACGAGATTATGTGTATTGCCCTTTACGCGGGGAAAATAGCATTCAATGTCATTGTTTTAAACTCCTTAAGCTTCCCTCCCCTGGTGGGAGGGATGGGACGAACATGCGCAAATACTTCCTGAGATGGTCCATTGTGATCATCGTGATTTTAGTTGTCATTGGGCTTTTTACGCTCGGCATATACCGCCTTCAATTCGATACCGATATCCTGACATCCCTCCCCCAGAACGATCCCGTCTTGGCCGATGCCCGTTACGTCATCATGCATCATCCGATTCATGACCGGGTGGTCGTCGATGTGGAACATCCCGGCGGGGATATGGACCTTCTCGTTGAAGGGGCAAACCTGGTTGAAGCGAGGATGCGCGACAGCGGCCTCTTCAAGGAAGTAGGATTCCGTCACATCGGTCAGCGGATACCGGAGCTGATGCAGTATATTGTCGATCATCTCCCCATCCTCTTCGATGAGAGGGAACTCGAAGAAAACATCAAACCTCTCCTGGCGCCTGAAAAGGTTCGACAGACCATGACGGACCACTTTTCTTCCCTGCATAACCTTCAAGGAATCGGCCAGACGGCGTTTCTCTCCGATGACCCCCTTGCATTGCGAAGTCTTGTCCTGTCGCGTTTGTCGCACCTTTCACCCGTAAAAGGCGCCCGGATCCATAACGGTCATCTCGTTTCATCGGACGGGAAACACATTCTGATCATTGCCTCGCCTCTGAGCTCCGGCATGGATACTCAATTTTCAAGGCGCGCCACGTCGCTGCTGGGAGATATCTCTGAAGAACTGCACGGAAAATATGGACCGCAGAATCCATTTACCCTGACCCCTGTTGGCGCATACCGCGCGGCCCTCGATAACGAGCTCAGCGCCAAGCGGAATGTTAAAAGGGCGGTCATTTTTTCAACCGTCGGCATCGCGCTCTTGCTTTTCGTCGGTTTTCCCAGACCGCTGATCGGTCTCTTATCCCTTCTGCCGGCCTTTGCCGGAACCATGATGGCGCTTTTTGTGTATTCCCTTTTTCACCCTTCCATTTCCATGATGTCCATCGGTTTTGGCGGGGCGATTATTTCCTTTACCGTTGATTACGGCATCACCTATCTTCTTTTTCTCGACCGTCCGTA
This window contains:
- a CDS encoding MipA/OmpV family protein, encoding MILGFLLPPSAFCAEKPLWELGAGVALLRMPDYRGSDESRLYLLPYPYIIYRGDIFKVDRERISGRIFKTDRLLLDISLFGSVPVDSSKNTARSGMPDLDPTFEIGPSLNIKLLENKQDRYKLNLALPVRAVFSTDFSSVRREGWVVNPRLNFEKDDIIPDTGLNLGISAGPMFANSDYHRYYYTVEPVYATASRPSYSAGGGYSGSAITVGLNKAFKQLIFNAFVSMDFLQGSVYEDSPLVKTKNSVMCGLTVSWIFLKSEKLVTTEK
- a CDS encoding glycosyltransferase family 2 protein, which translates into the protein MDKDRVAVVIPVYNHEGKVAQVVREALKLHLPLFVVDDGSTDSTYDRIKDISSITIIRHGINKGKGAAILTGFAAALPEADWVVTMDADGQHHPENAWDLIRDVPPGERPIIVGMREGMDHRHVPWTSRFGRVFSNFWVRASGGPNIGDTQSGFRLYPLPEAMRLNVRARRFQFEVEILVKAKWQGIPVRETPVRVIYEPDDERVSHYRGFVDFCRNTGTFSRLIFTRLCVLPFTRGK
- a CDS encoding ketoacyl-ACP synthase III, which gives rise to MRNSVIVSTGSYLPETVVSNENLTQFPRDAIRLIGEKTGVFYRRMASDTECTSDLAVRAAMKCLDAINYSPEKVEGILLATSSPDRMQPATATRVQHIIGAKNAFAFDINSVCSGSTFGIAIADALIKSGFCENILLIASEVYSKIMNRKDFSSYPFFGDGSGAVLFQAGNDSTEGVLHSCLRTDGSGSDTISVPAGGTMLPYAKMTNDRLAFFTMKGIDVFNFAVDKGSEIILQLLKEADVSISDIKCFICHQANVNIIHTIANILGVSTDRFFMNLSSYGNTAGASVLIALDEAISMDVIEKGDLVVTVAFGGGLSWGANLIRI
- a CDS encoding radical SAM protein; amino-acid sequence: MKKGISGKRRVVLVHPRGFNWFPGHRDITDIANRMVPQGLLSIASYLLTQGHDVIVYDCLGPGVSFELNTQVKAILDYQPQIVGFSATTSSFPDAADIAKKIKEHSAHITTVCGGVHVSALEGELLYAYPAFDFLCAGEGEHTMAELAEGIDPAEIKGLMWRQDSQVLTNQPRPQIADLDNLPFPAYEKLKGFPGDYHLPLFSYINTPGATMITSRGCMYQCSYCDRSVFKKGFRYNSASYIYEHMKYLRTGFHVRHINIYDDLFTADRARIVELCEKLARHPLGINFNCAVRVGYTDDELLTMLKDAGCLMVSLGIESADPQMLARHKSGVSLDEVRDTVQRIQAAGLRAKGLFMMGLPGETEESIRRTSDFIISLGLDDMNMSKFTPFPGAPLWSTIREEGAFHEDWRLMNCLNFVFVPRGIASKERLDLLYNEHVKRFYSDPEWRRKFRHRLWQHHRSLLYLIRHLPSFWSAKRRFEPGN
- a CDS encoding thioesterase family protein, which codes for MIQTHHHSCEIIHKVPFYDLDPMQIVWHGNYFLYFEDARVALFAQLGIDLYEFYTRTQYLFPIIKTSTKHIYPLRNGDEFICKATVVEGRSKIVVDFEIKLKVDGRICTRGRTEQVAVKAPEMEILFTIPDEIRNALGF
- a CDS encoding autotransporter domain-containing protein, with the protein product MKTKVACVVISLLFFVSPVFSIAADMQISGPVVNEKITEPENRDFFKSEEKSEVRNIFANQSFEFGLMYHKFDYKEDLAAPYKSTENGWLPGFYLGWNYNKKSDVYSKIFFEFSFGDVEYDGTTQAGTPIKFSEDNYQFLFRGEWNIGYNIAITKNISIKPYAGYGYRYWSRGQEKITATYTSYNEKYYWHYIPVGIGADFNIGERLVIEPNVGLRIMFYGKMTAYFSELNSANDDPEFKLGNRTGWYAEIPFRYKFSQFWSAVIKPWYEYSEIGQSDYVEYTYNGSRHIAYEPASRTHQYGLNIGTVFSF